A portion of the Streptomyces sp. NBC_00376 genome contains these proteins:
- a CDS encoding DUF2625 domain-containing protein: MRGTDELINVDDPAWPELQELFAASTVPIKALPVDRGESRRCLLQMQVTARSVLGAVALNSGGLVLDDGWVRVFGGGSGEDDGSLPSLAQVNAFPANFDPAWHLAKGLVVGHDVLGGVFALNGHDPEVAGRPGVPGQMTYFAPDTLEWEAMEMGHSVWISWMLSGRLEKFYEGLRWPGWREEAASLSFSQGISVIPFLWSQEAQADLAATSRRAVPMREVLGVAADFAQQMGPVDPGFLGAV; this comes from the coding sequence GTGCGTGGAACTGATGAGCTGATCAACGTGGACGACCCGGCCTGGCCCGAGCTGCAGGAGCTGTTCGCGGCCAGCACTGTTCCGATAAAGGCGCTGCCCGTTGACCGGGGCGAGAGCCGTCGGTGCCTGCTGCAGATGCAAGTCACGGCGCGATCGGTGCTCGGCGCCGTGGCGTTGAACAGCGGCGGCCTGGTCCTCGATGACGGATGGGTGCGTGTGTTCGGCGGCGGGTCGGGCGAAGACGACGGCAGTCTGCCAAGCCTTGCCCAGGTCAATGCGTTCCCCGCCAATTTCGATCCTGCCTGGCATCTGGCGAAGGGCCTGGTCGTCGGCCACGACGTGTTGGGCGGGGTGTTCGCGCTGAACGGCCACGATCCGGAAGTGGCGGGTCGTCCCGGTGTCCCAGGACAGATGACCTACTTCGCCCCTGACACGTTGGAGTGGGAAGCGATGGAGATGGGTCACTCGGTATGGATCTCCTGGATGCTGTCCGGACGGCTGGAGAAGTTCTATGAAGGGCTGCGCTGGCCGGGCTGGCGTGAAGAGGCGGCCTCGTTGTCCTTCTCGCAGGGCATCTCGGTGATTCCGTTCTTGTGGTCGCAGGAGGCTCAAGCGGATCTTGCGGCCACCAGTCGACGCGCCGTGCCGATGCGTGAAGTCCTCGGTGTCGCCGCTGACTTCGCCCAGCAGATGGGCCCGGTCGATCCGGGATTCCTTGGTGCGGTGTAG
- a CDS encoding MerR family transcriptional regulator → MLTIGELASYAGVTVRAVRHYHAKGLLPEPERDHSGYRRYGAGAVFELTKIRTLAEAGVPLARVRELLQADEEEFAAAVADIDKRLRAEIRERQRHRERIARLAAGDSLALPQEVVDYLDRLRALGVDERIVQVERDGWIPLAARSPERVPEWMARKREQIADPRVIDFYLTLSQALDRTDDDPRLVELADKLAAYITQMANEQGEFYVDDTGIEPPFAELLDTYVFDTLPPARRLIALLTKRGWTKLERVNPARGAAGTR, encoded by the coding sequence ATGCTGACCATCGGCGAGCTGGCGTCGTATGCCGGAGTGACTGTGCGCGCGGTGCGGCACTATCACGCCAAGGGGCTGCTGCCGGAGCCGGAGCGGGACCACTCCGGCTATCGGAGGTACGGCGCCGGCGCCGTGTTCGAGTTGACCAAGATCCGGACCCTCGCCGAGGCCGGGGTCCCTCTGGCGCGCGTGCGGGAGCTGCTGCAGGCCGACGAGGAGGAGTTCGCCGCGGCAGTGGCAGATATCGACAAGCGGCTGCGGGCGGAGATCCGGGAGCGGCAGCGGCACCGCGAGCGGATCGCCCGCCTCGCCGCCGGGGACAGCCTGGCACTGCCCCAGGAGGTAGTCGATTACCTTGACCGGCTGCGGGCGCTCGGGGTCGACGAACGGATTGTCCAGGTCGAGCGCGACGGCTGGATCCCGCTGGCAGCGCGTTCACCCGAGCGAGTCCCGGAGTGGATGGCACGTAAGCGAGAGCAGATCGCCGACCCGCGGGTCATCGACTTCTATCTCACCCTGAGCCAGGCTCTCGACCGTACCGACGACGACCCACGGCTGGTCGAGCTGGCCGACAAGCTGGCCGCCTACATCACGCAGATGGCCAACGAGCAGGGCGAGTTCTACGTCGACGACACCGGCATCGAGCCGCCGTTCGCCGAGCTGCTGGATACATATGTGTTCGACACCCTGCCGCCGGCCCGTCGGCTGATCGCGCTGCTGACGAAGCGAGGCTGGACCAAGCTTGAGCGCGTAAACCCAGCACGGGGTGCGGCCGGAACACGGTAG
- a CDS encoding ABC transporter permease, which produces MNTATYAVRDSVTMLRRNLKHMARYPSQTLMLIGLPLLFLLLFVYVFGGTMGAGLPGAPAGDRGDYLTFITPGILVMAVASVSISTAVSVATDMTGGIIDRFRTMAIAKVSVLTGHVLGAMVQTALALATVFGVAFLLGLQTDASAMQWLDLIALLALLSFAMTWFTVALGLASPNPEAASNWPMIFIMLPFVGSGFVPVESMPTGLRWFAENQPFTPIIDAYRGLLVGSPDGSDVLWAIGWCVVIGLVGYLWSRRLYRTRAAN; this is translated from the coding sequence ATGAATACCGCGACGTATGCCGTCCGCGATTCAGTGACCATGCTGCGCCGCAACCTGAAGCACATGGCCCGGTACCCGTCGCAAACGCTGATGCTGATCGGCCTGCCGCTGCTGTTCCTACTGTTGTTCGTCTACGTCTTCGGCGGCACGATGGGCGCCGGTCTGCCTGGAGCCCCGGCGGGGGACCGCGGCGACTACCTGACGTTCATCACTCCCGGGATCTTGGTGATGGCGGTGGCGAGCGTGTCCATCAGCACGGCCGTCTCGGTCGCCACCGACATGACAGGCGGGATCATCGACCGGTTCCGGACCATGGCCATCGCCAAGGTCTCGGTGCTGACCGGCCACGTCCTGGGCGCGATGGTCCAGACTGCACTGGCACTCGCAACGGTATTCGGCGTCGCGTTCCTGCTCGGTCTGCAGACCGACGCCTCGGCGATGCAGTGGTTGGACCTGATCGCTCTGCTCGCGCTGTTGTCGTTCGCGATGACCTGGTTCACCGTGGCGCTGGGGCTGGCCAGTCCGAACCCGGAGGCCGCGAGCAACTGGCCGATGATCTTCATCATGCTGCCGTTCGTGGGCAGCGGGTTCGTGCCGGTCGAGTCGATGCCGACCGGGCTGCGGTGGTTCGCGGAGAACCAGCCGTTCACTCCGATCATCGACGCCTACCGCGGTCTGCTGGTCGGCTCGCCCGATGGTTCGGACGTGCTCTGGGCCATCGGCTGGTGCGTGGTGATCGGACTGGTCGGCTACCTCTGGTCACGGCGTCTCTACCGGACCCGAGCTGCGAACTAG
- a CDS encoding catalase family protein, translating to MAAQFVPYTPDVENDDPHFDRNVQTVIEKTESYITESVKAGGTGRALRDAHAKGYGLVRGEVEILDGLPPEYAQGIYATPGTHDALIRFSNGSPHAGADARLGAATGLALKMFDIPGPTLLEDEPDTGTFDYANINGPVFFCNTVEHYLFIQELFLNAPAYFSQGRPGAHRFFTEFVTGRGTLDQDNWAWDEFLAFLRLSKTPPANLLLSSYWTMGAVRHGDYIAKVRITPDPSSSAAVVRRAIDPTSAQEVFRPALQAELQERPYAFDIQVQLCTDLERMPVEDTTVEWPELLSPSVTVAKLRLPQQDISGPQNLEKMDSLSFTPWRVTAEHAPLGDIMRARKEVYRHSSIARHKLNQQPRTEPRSADEVLGA from the coding sequence ATGGCAGCACAGTTCGTCCCCTACACGCCGGACGTCGAAAACGACGACCCGCACTTCGACCGCAACGTCCAGACGGTGATCGAGAAGACCGAGAGCTACATCACCGAGTCAGTCAAGGCCGGTGGCACCGGACGGGCCCTTCGCGACGCCCACGCCAAGGGCTACGGGCTGGTCCGAGGGGAAGTGGAGATCCTGGACGGGCTTCCCCCCGAGTACGCCCAAGGCATCTACGCGACACCGGGAACCCACGATGCACTCATCCGCTTCTCCAACGGCTCGCCCCACGCCGGAGCCGACGCACGACTGGGCGCCGCCACCGGACTGGCACTGAAGATGTTCGACATCCCCGGCCCGACCCTGCTGGAAGACGAACCGGACACGGGCACATTCGACTACGCCAACATCAACGGACCGGTCTTCTTCTGCAATACAGTCGAGCACTACCTGTTCATCCAGGAACTGTTCCTGAACGCGCCGGCCTACTTCTCCCAGGGCCGACCCGGCGCACATCGCTTCTTCACCGAGTTCGTGACCGGGAGGGGAACGCTGGATCAGGACAACTGGGCCTGGGACGAGTTCCTGGCCTTCCTGCGCCTGTCCAAGACGCCTCCGGCGAACCTGCTGCTGTCGAGCTACTGGACGATGGGTGCGGTCAGGCACGGCGACTACATCGCCAAGGTGCGCATCACCCCCGACCCGTCCTCCTCCGCCGCGGTGGTCCGGCGAGCCATTGACCCGACCTCCGCGCAGGAGGTCTTCCGGCCGGCTCTGCAAGCCGAACTGCAAGAACGGCCCTACGCCTTCGACATCCAGGTCCAGCTCTGCACCGACCTGGAACGCATGCCGGTGGAGGACACCACCGTGGAGTGGCCCGAACTGCTCTCGCCGTCCGTCACCGTGGCGAAGCTGCGGCTGCCGCAGCAGGACATCTCCGGCCCGCAGAACCTGGAGAAGATGGACTCACTGTCGTTCACCCCATGGCGGGTCACTGCCGAGCACGCACCCCTGGGCGACATCATGCGGGCCCGCAAGGAGGTCTACCGGCACTCCTCCATCGCGCGCCACAAGCTCAACCAGCAGCCGCGCACGGAGCCCCGCAGCGCGGACGAGGTACTTGGCGCTTGA
- a CDS encoding Dyp-type peroxidase translates to MNTADSSSAAGVGVEIDDVQSGALRPRPVPYEGKFIFLRVDDRHAGRALLRRLLPLTSGGLSGVDGSQNAWVAVAFTYQGLRALGVPQESLDSFPRAFREGMAARAELIGDTGESAPAHWEAPFGTGDVHIALSALSSDAAHLDKELERARVAYQDTPGVQAIWQQDVHQLPTGRTTFGFRDGISHPNIDGVGLPGSNPQEAPIKAGEFILGYPDETGSLPPMPSPDALGRNGTYAAVRKIHTNVAAWRRYLRANTSSAQEEALLAAKMVGRWPSGAPLTLTPEHDDPELAADPHRVNNFLYRENDDRGFRCPAGAHIRRTNPRDSTIIGDARMHRLIRRGTTYGPPLPEGVLEDDGAERGLVGVFIGAHLERQFEFIKAEWVNDGNFIGYPGEKDPVAGHHDGTGSATIPDKPIRRRLQNLPSFVVTRGGEYCFLPGLRALRWLAELED, encoded by the coding sequence ATGAACACGGCGGACAGCAGCAGCGCAGCCGGCGTGGGCGTCGAGATCGACGACGTCCAGAGCGGAGCACTGCGTCCACGGCCGGTGCCGTACGAGGGAAAGTTCATCTTCCTGCGCGTCGACGACCGCCACGCCGGGCGCGCCCTGCTGCGGCGGCTGCTCCCGTTGACCTCGGGTGGCCTGTCCGGCGTGGACGGGAGCCAGAACGCCTGGGTGGCTGTGGCGTTCACCTACCAGGGCCTGAGAGCTCTGGGGGTGCCACAGGAGTCGCTGGACAGTTTTCCGCGGGCGTTCCGCGAGGGCATGGCCGCCCGGGCGGAGCTGATCGGCGACACGGGCGAGAGTGCACCGGCCCACTGGGAGGCACCGTTCGGAACGGGCGACGTTCACATCGCCCTGAGCGCCCTCTCCTCCGATGCAGCCCACTTGGACAAGGAGCTGGAACGCGCCCGCGTCGCCTACCAGGACACCCCCGGTGTCCAGGCGATCTGGCAACAGGACGTCCACCAGCTCCCGACCGGGCGTACCACCTTCGGATTCCGCGACGGCATCAGCCACCCCAACATCGACGGAGTCGGGCTGCCCGGCTCCAACCCGCAGGAAGCCCCCATCAAGGCCGGCGAATTCATCCTCGGCTACCCCGACGAAACCGGCAGCCTGCCGCCCATGCCCAGCCCCGACGCGCTGGGACGCAACGGAACCTACGCGGCCGTACGCAAGATCCACACCAACGTGGCGGCCTGGCGCCGATACCTGCGCGCGAACACCTCCAGTGCCCAGGAGGAGGCACTCCTGGCAGCAAAGATGGTCGGACGCTGGCCCAGCGGAGCGCCGCTGACGCTGACCCCGGAACACGATGACCCGGAGCTGGCGGCCGATCCGCACCGTGTCAACAACTTCCTGTACCGGGAGAACGACGACCGCGGGTTCCGGTGCCCCGCCGGTGCGCACATCCGGCGCACCAACCCCCGCGACTCCACCATCATCGGCGACGCAAGAATGCACCGCCTCATCCGCCGTGGCACCACCTACGGCCCACCGCTGCCCGAGGGCGTACTGGAGGACGACGGCGCCGAACGGGGCCTGGTAGGAGTCTTCATCGGAGCCCATCTGGAGCGACAGTTCGAATTCATCAAGGCCGAGTGGGTCAACGACGGCAACTTCATCGGCTATCCGGGCGAGAAGGACCCGGTTGCCGGGCACCACGACGGAACGGGCAGCGCCACCATCCCGGACAAGCCGATCCGGCGCCGCCTGCAGAACCTGCCCAGCTTCGTCGTCACCCGCGGCGGCGAGTACTGCTTCCTGCCAGGCCTGCGCGCCCTGCGCTGGCTCGCCGAGCTGGAGGACTGA
- a CDS encoding GAP family protein, translating to MGTVLGDVLGFAAGVAISPLPIIAIILVLATPRGRLNGLLFTVGWILGLSALGAVMLLIASPAGASAHNHPATWVGALKLALGLLLVLFGARQWHRRPRDPSQAQLPKWMGAIDRLTPVKVFGLGTALAALNAKNAPLTIAAGATIGSAGLPVGQQIASLAIFVLIATLGLLAPLGVFLLGGERAKTTLGSWKDWAAQHNVAVMAALFFVLGLKLLGDGISILAS from the coding sequence ATGGGCACGGTTCTCGGTGACGTACTGGGCTTCGCGGCCGGCGTCGCGATCAGCCCGCTCCCGATCATCGCGATCATCCTTGTCCTCGCCACTCCTCGGGGACGTCTGAACGGACTGCTGTTCACCGTCGGCTGGATCCTGGGACTGTCGGCACTGGGCGCGGTGATGCTGCTGATCGCCTCCCCCGCCGGCGCCTCCGCCCACAATCACCCGGCCACCTGGGTAGGAGCCCTCAAGCTTGCTCTGGGCTTGCTCCTCGTCCTTTTCGGCGCCCGGCAGTGGCACCGGCGCCCCAGGGATCCCTCGCAGGCCCAGCTGCCGAAGTGGATGGGCGCGATCGATCGCCTCACACCGGTCAAAGTCTTCGGACTCGGAACGGCCCTGGCCGCACTCAACGCCAAGAACGCCCCGCTGACCATCGCTGCGGGCGCCACGATTGGCTCAGCAGGACTGCCGGTCGGGCAGCAGATCGCATCGCTGGCCATCTTCGTCCTGATCGCCACCCTTGGCCTGCTGGCCCCCTTGGGGGTCTTCCTGCTCGGAGGGGAGCGAGCAAAAACGACGCTCGGCAGCTGGAAGGACTGGGCAGCCCAGCACAATGTGGCCGTCATGGCGGCCCTGTTCTTCGTCCTCGGGCTGAAGCTGCTCGGAGACGGCATTTCCATCCTCGCCTCCTGA
- a CDS encoding helix-turn-helix domain-containing protein gives MDAVDLLLHPVRLRVVHAMSGGRTLTTSQLCALLPDVSKATVYRHVGLLADGGLLEVEGEQRVRGAVERRYRLRRERAVIDADAAASVSLEDHRRAFAVAMATLLAEFNTYLDRPGAAPAVDLVGYRQHAMWLSRDELTALIDEMRDALVRRITNEPSPERTRYLISPILFPAEEPPAAGGEN, from the coding sequence ATGGACGCGGTCGACCTGCTTCTGCACCCCGTACGACTGCGCGTCGTGCATGCCATGTCCGGCGGCCGGACACTGACCACCTCGCAGTTGTGCGCGCTGCTGCCCGACGTGTCGAAGGCCACCGTGTACCGGCATGTGGGCCTGCTGGCCGACGGCGGCCTGCTGGAGGTCGAAGGCGAGCAGCGGGTGCGCGGCGCCGTCGAGCGCCGCTACCGACTGCGGCGTGAGCGGGCTGTGATCGACGCCGACGCCGCTGCTTCGGTTTCGCTTGAGGACCACCGGCGGGCGTTCGCCGTGGCGATGGCGACCCTGCTGGCCGAGTTCAACACCTACCTCGACCGGCCCGGCGCCGCTCCTGCCGTCGACCTGGTGGGCTACCGCCAGCACGCGATGTGGCTCAGCCGGGACGAACTCACCGCGCTGATCGACGAGATGCGCGACGCCCTGGTGCGCCGTATCACCAATGAGCCCTCACCGGAGCGCACCCGCTACTTGATCAGCCCGATCCTGTTCCCCGCCGAGGAACCACCCGCGGCCGGCGGCGAGAACTAG
- a CDS encoding alpha/beta fold hydrolase, translated as MTPTPPPLGRLHDIGGNRHLMLHRSGAGGPTAVFLAGVGLMSLDYLNIHNHVAELTTSVLYDRGGNGWSYPAELPRTAAEVTDELRELLHTTGLPGPHLLIGHSLGGAYARHYARRFPDEVAGLLLLDPFHEDLANCAPRQVREQLDEMLGQMDSQETAEPTPEQLEQSHAQMIQHFAAWPEPVREPLAARHLATWRVASRENQNLYDKVAREFRQTAATPDVPLIVLTAMGHDATQAHLWPAELLREINESKRSLHAELAAESLQGEQRVLDDAGHGWLHEERADAVIQAVNDLIARARR; from the coding sequence ATGACACCCACACCACCTCCCCTTGGACGCCTGCATGACATCGGCGGCAATCGGCACCTGATGCTGCACCGCTCGGGCGCGGGCGGCCCTACCGCGGTATTCCTGGCGGGGGTGGGACTGATGAGCCTGGACTACCTGAACATCCACAATCACGTCGCCGAGTTGACCACGAGCGTCCTCTACGACCGCGGGGGCAACGGCTGGAGCTACCCTGCTGAGCTGCCCCGCACAGCAGCGGAAGTCACCGACGAACTTCGCGAACTGCTCCACACCACCGGCCTTCCCGGCCCCCACCTGCTGATCGGCCACTCCCTGGGCGGGGCCTACGCGCGCCACTACGCCAGACGTTTCCCCGACGAGGTGGCCGGCCTGCTCCTGCTCGACCCCTTCCACGAGGACTTGGCCAACTGCGCTCCCCGGCAGGTGCGGGAGCAGCTCGACGAGATGCTGGGTCAGATGGATAGCCAGGAGACGGCCGAGCCCACGCCGGAACAGCTGGAGCAGTCCCACGCCCAGATGATCCAGCACTTCGCCGCCTGGCCAGAGCCGGTGCGCGAGCCCTTGGCCGCGCGCCACCTCGCCACCTGGCGGGTCGCCTCGCGCGAGAACCAAAACCTCTACGACAAGGTCGCCCGTGAGTTCCGGCAGACCGCGGCCACCCCCGACGTGCCGCTCATCGTGCTCACGGCCATGGGGCACGACGCCACCCAGGCCCACTTGTGGCCCGCTGAGCTGCTGCGGGAGATCAACGAGAGCAAGCGCTCCCTGCACGCCGAGCTGGCCGCCGAGTCTTTGCAAGGAGAGCAGCGGGTTCTCGACGACGCGGGGCACGGGTGGCTGCACGAGGAGCGGGCGGACGCGGTGATCCAGGCAGTCAACGACCTCATCGCAAGAGCGCGTCGATGA
- a CDS encoding cytochrome P450: MAADRDPSVFAAPDAFDISRDPNAHLFFGHGPRLCIGAKLARVALAATFRALFTRFPSLRGPSAASLRRHLPAVSAWTSTSRPTAAFDIPSAHVRMLRARMAALRSRVPARRADSARTSSDSVIDTAEGPGCDSRKGYNSPS, from the coding sequence CTGGCCGCGGACCGGGACCCGTCGGTCTTCGCCGCCCCGGACGCCTTCGACATCTCCCGGGACCCCAATGCGCATCTGTTCTTCGGCCACGGCCCCCGGCTCTGCATCGGCGCGAAGCTCGCCCGCGTGGCACTCGCGGCGACCTTCCGGGCGCTGTTCACGCGATTCCCCTCGCTCAGGGGTCCTTCGGCCGCGAGTTTGCGACGCCACTTGCCCGCCGTCTCGGCCTGGACGTCAACAAGCCGCCCGACAGCGGCATTCGACATACCTTCCGCACACGTCAGAATGCTCCGGGCCCGCATGGCCGCCCTCCGGTCCCGCGTACCCGCCCGACGCGCCGACTCGGCACGCACATCCTCAGACAGCGTGATCGACACAGCAGAAGGCCCAGGATGCGACTCCAGAAAGGGTTACAACTCACCCTCTTGA
- a CDS encoding helix-turn-helix domain-containing protein, producing the protein MLSDVLGLTPEEADTYRILVSVASATPTGLAELIGCDIRQVVGILNRLEDQGLVARSLGDPTRFVAAPPAAALRAPLIQRQNELNLAKLELESLDEIYRAATLGRGAAEVVDVVHGTEAIRERVGHIQLGARKEVMNFAKAPFFSSGNMTDEAVIERGVRYRVIIERSMLDEGAPSFEEIIQARAAGEVVRIAESVPLKLFIVDSELAIVPLLGSTNAAKAGALLVHECSLLDALIALFESEWEKATPFVASASTLQSAPATDDLGAQILSLLLTGLTDQAIATQLRTSMRTVQRRIRQMMDIAKVQNRMQLGFRAAQLGWLDADQDGS; encoded by the coding sequence ATGCTGTCAGACGTGCTGGGACTTACCCCCGAAGAGGCGGACACCTACCGCATTCTGGTCTCGGTGGCCTCCGCCACACCCACCGGACTCGCCGAACTCATCGGCTGCGACATCCGTCAGGTGGTGGGCATCCTCAACAGGCTCGAAGACCAGGGACTCGTCGCGCGCAGCCTCGGCGACCCCACTCGGTTCGTCGCCGCCCCACCGGCGGCGGCGCTGCGGGCGCCCCTGATCCAGCGACAGAACGAGCTCAATCTGGCGAAACTCGAACTCGAATCCCTCGACGAAATCTACCGCGCGGCCACTCTCGGGCGCGGCGCAGCGGAGGTCGTCGACGTGGTCCACGGCACCGAGGCCATCCGCGAACGCGTCGGACACATACAACTCGGAGCACGGAAAGAGGTCATGAACTTTGCCAAGGCACCGTTCTTTTCGTCCGGCAACATGACCGACGAAGCGGTCATCGAGCGGGGTGTCCGTTACCGCGTGATAATCGAACGCTCGATGCTCGACGAGGGAGCTCCGTCGTTCGAAGAAATCATCCAGGCGCGGGCTGCCGGAGAGGTGGTCCGGATCGCCGAATCAGTACCGCTTAAACTCTTCATCGTGGACAGCGAGTTGGCCATTGTTCCACTCCTCGGCTCCACCAATGCCGCAAAGGCGGGAGCCCTGCTCGTGCACGAGTGCAGCCTGCTCGACGCGCTGATCGCACTGTTCGAGTCCGAATGGGAGAAGGCAACGCCGTTCGTCGCCTCTGCGAGTACCTTGCAGAGCGCACCCGCCACCGATGATCTGGGTGCACAGATACTCAGCCTGTTGCTGACGGGTCTCACCGACCAAGCGATCGCCACCCAACTGCGCACCTCCATGCGTACGGTGCAGCGCCGGATCCGCCAGATGATGGACATCGCGAAGGTGCAGAATCGGATGCAGTTGGGCTTCCGTGCGGCACAGCTGGGCTGGCTCGACGCCGATCAGGACGGCAGCTGA